A single genomic interval of Lathyrus oleraceus cultivar Zhongwan6 chromosome 7, CAAS_Psat_ZW6_1.0, whole genome shotgun sequence harbors:
- the LOC127106191 gene encoding nodulin-26: protein MANDNSARVETNDIENNHIVLDVNKDSSQESQNSYVPFLQKLIAEVVGTYFLIFAGCASIIVNKNHDNVVTLPGIAIVWGLTLLVLIYSLGHISGAHFNPAVTIAFATTRRFPLIQVPAYILAQLLGGTLASGTLKLIFSGTHDQFSGTLATGSNFQAFALEFIVTFHLMFTISAVATDNRAIGELAGIAVGSTLLLNVLIAGPITGASMNPVRSLGPAFVHNEYRGIWIFIISPILGAVAGAWVYNLVRHTNKPLREITKSASFLKETKRGGTK from the exons ATGGCTAATGATAATTCAGCAAGAGTTGAAACTAATGATATTGAAAACAATCATATTGTTTTAGATGTAAACAAAGATTCCTCCCAAGAATCTCAAAACTCCTATGTTCCTTTCTTGCAAAAG TTAATAGCAGAGGTTGTGGGAACATATTTCTTGATATTTGCAGGATGTGCTTCAATTATAGTGAACAAAAACCACGACAACGTTGTCACACTTCCTGGGATCGCAATTGTTTGGGGACTCACTTTGTTGGTCTTGATTTACTCTCTTGGTCATATCTCTGGAGCTCATTTCAATCCTGCTGTTACCATTGCTTTTGCCACCACAAGGAGGTTTCCATTGATACAG GTACCAGCTTATATACTGGCTCAGCTCCTGGGGGGTACACTAGCAAGTGGGACTCTAAAACTAATATTCAGTGGCACACATGATCAGTTCTCAGGAACACTTGCAACTGGTTCTAACTTTCAAGCTTTTGCTCTTGAATTCATAGTCACATTTCACCTTATGTTTACAATTTCAGCAGTCGCGACCGATAATAGAGCG ATTGGCGAGTTGGCTGGAATTGCAGTTGGATCTACATTATTGCTTAATGTCTTGATTGCAGG GCCGATAACCGGAGCATCAATGAACCCGGTTAGAAGTCTAGGACCTGCTTTTGTACATAATGAATATAGAGGAATATGGATATTTATAATTTCGCCGATTTTGGGAGCGGTGGCCGGAGCATGGGTCTACAACCTTGTTAGGCACACCAACAAGCCATTGCGTGAGATCACCAAGAGTGCATCCTTCCTCAAAGAAACAAAGCGTGGGGGAACCAAATAA